From the Clavibacter phaseoli genome, one window contains:
- a CDS encoding sugar transferase yields MSTTRNRPATRDERTRLRTERRSAHRPIIGSGVAAATPVVPSGRRWARDYRTRLIASDYAIIIATVLVAQLTRFGTGDAAVDAGSLQLDYGVVSVIVVAAWIAVLGAFRTRDARIVGVGVSEYKRVVNASAITFGALAIGFLLLKVDIARGYVVIAFPLGVVALLLARWSWRQWLIRRRLQGAHLSRVVVVGARADVEDVAAQILLRPASGYTVVGVAIDEHLEGLEVAGRTIPVVSDLGSVAAAAARTAADAVIVASQPRAGSNAVRTLGWELEGSSIELVLASRLTDVAGPRIHFRPVEGLPLIHVEIPQFEGGKHVMKRALDIAVAGLALVVLAPVMLVIACIVRIDSPGGAIFRQERVGKSGQEFHMLKFRSMRVTAEAELEALAAANEGSGPLFKMRSDPRVTRVGTVLRRYSLDELPQLWNILVGDMSLVGPRPPLRREVQGYESHVHRRLFIKPGLTGMWQVNGRSDLSWDESVRLDLYYVENWSLTGDVMIMWRTFRVLTRPVGAY; encoded by the coding sequence ATGAGCACCACGAGGAACCGTCCCGCGACCCGGGACGAGCGCACCCGCCTGCGCACCGAGCGCCGCTCCGCGCACCGCCCGATCATCGGATCCGGCGTCGCGGCGGCCACCCCCGTCGTCCCCTCGGGCCGCCGCTGGGCCCGCGACTACCGCACCCGCCTCATCGCGAGCGACTACGCGATCATCATCGCGACCGTCCTCGTCGCCCAGCTCACGCGCTTCGGCACGGGGGACGCGGCGGTCGACGCCGGCTCGCTGCAGCTCGACTACGGCGTCGTCTCGGTGATCGTCGTGGCCGCCTGGATCGCCGTCCTCGGCGCCTTCCGCACCCGTGACGCCCGCATCGTCGGGGTCGGCGTCTCCGAGTACAAGCGGGTCGTCAACGCGTCGGCCATCACGTTCGGCGCGCTCGCGATCGGCTTCCTGCTCCTCAAGGTCGACATCGCCCGCGGCTACGTCGTGATCGCCTTCCCGCTCGGCGTGGTCGCCCTGCTCCTCGCCCGCTGGAGCTGGCGCCAGTGGCTCATCCGCCGCCGGCTGCAGGGCGCGCACCTCTCCCGCGTCGTGGTCGTGGGCGCCCGCGCCGACGTCGAGGACGTGGCCGCGCAGATCCTGCTGCGTCCCGCCTCCGGCTACACGGTGGTGGGCGTCGCGATCGACGAGCACCTCGAGGGCCTCGAGGTCGCCGGGCGCACGATCCCCGTCGTCTCCGACCTCGGATCCGTCGCGGCGGCCGCCGCCCGCACCGCCGCCGACGCCGTCATCGTCGCCAGCCAGCCGCGCGCCGGCAGCAACGCCGTCCGCACGCTCGGCTGGGAGCTCGAGGGCTCGTCGATCGAGCTGGTGCTCGCGTCGCGCCTCACGGACGTCGCCGGCCCCCGGATCCACTTCCGCCCGGTCGAGGGCCTCCCGCTCATCCACGTGGAGATCCCGCAGTTCGAGGGCGGCAAGCACGTGATGAAGCGGGCCCTCGACATCGCGGTGGCCGGCCTCGCGCTCGTGGTGCTCGCGCCCGTGATGCTCGTCATCGCGTGCATCGTGCGCATCGACAGCCCCGGCGGCGCCATCTTCCGCCAGGAGCGCGTGGGGAAGTCCGGCCAGGAGTTCCACATGCTCAAGTTCCGCTCGATGCGGGTGACCGCCGAGGCCGAGCTCGAGGCGCTCGCCGCCGCGAACGAGGGATCCGGGCCGCTCTTCAAGATGCGGAGCGACCCGCGCGTGACCCGCGTGGGCACCGTGCTCCGCCGCTACTCGCTCGACGAGCTGCCGCAGCTGTGGAACATCCTCGTCGGCGACATGAGCCTGGTGGGCCCGCGCCCGCCGCTGCGCCGCGAGGTGCAGGGCTACGAGAGCCACGTGCACCGCCGTCTGTTCATCAAGCCCGGCCTCACGGGCATGTGGCAGGTGAACGGCCGGAGCGACCTGAGCTGGGACGAGAGCGTCCGGCTCGACCTGTACTACGTCGAGAACTGGTCCCTGACCGGCGACGTGATGATCATGTGGCGCACCTTCCGTGTGCTCACCCGACCCGTGGGGGCCTACTAA